The following are encoded together in the Pedobacter sp. D749 genome:
- a CDS encoding trypsin-like peptidase domain-containing protein gives MKKILGITVLAAFIGGAAAIGGYKLVERNQTGSTITEKQNLYFANNPLKVSSAGATDFTQAAAAVAPGVVHIKTTYSASKGQGSSSPFDMMEDFFGGGGRQMQRQPRAASGSGVIISQDGYIVTNNHVVENAEKVEVVLTDRRKVEAKVIGRDPNTDLALIKVNATGLPVVKMGNSDNVQVGEWVLAVGFPLDLNTTVTAGIVSAKNRSIGIIGREQQGNEITEEEYREYQRTGKRPDRPANTSIESFIQTDAAINPGNSGGALVNANGELVGINSAIASQSGYNQGYGFAIPVNLARKIVDDFMKYGSVKRGYIGVNFVPLSGEEKPEGIKTNEISGLYVNDVVAGGGAAAAGIKSGDVIKKVDGVVINDSPDLQERVGRLNPGDKVKLTVLRNGALKDYTVTLKGEASVGLTANNNASKGAEVSKLGATFAPATQAQKSKYGINSGVVVTSVTTGKAFDNIGVEKGLIITKVNGQPVNSVADVQKALPLGRNNMVSISGVGEQGSYNYSFPAQ, from the coding sequence ATGAAAAAAATATTAGGAATTACCGTGTTAGCTGCTTTTATAGGTGGGGCAGCAGCAATTGGAGGTTACAAATTAGTTGAGCGTAACCAAACAGGCAGTACCATTACTGAAAAACAGAATTTGTATTTCGCCAATAATCCACTAAAAGTATCATCAGCAGGTGCTACAGATTTTACACAGGCCGCAGCAGCAGTTGCGCCGGGTGTAGTTCACATTAAAACAACTTACTCGGCATCGAAAGGGCAGGGTTCTTCTTCTCCTTTTGACATGATGGAAGATTTCTTCGGCGGCGGCGGTCGTCAGATGCAACGTCAGCCAAGAGCAGCATCAGGTTCTGGTGTAATTATCAGTCAGGATGGTTATATCGTTACCAACAACCACGTGGTTGAGAATGCAGAGAAGGTTGAGGTGGTTTTAACAGATAGGCGTAAAGTAGAAGCAAAAGTAATTGGCCGCGATCCGAATACGGATTTAGCATTAATTAAAGTAAATGCAACGGGTTTGCCTGTCGTAAAAATGGGTAACTCAGATAATGTGCAGGTTGGAGAGTGGGTTTTAGCCGTTGGTTTCCCATTGGATTTAAATACTACGGTAACTGCTGGTATTGTAAGTGCAAAAAATCGTAGCATTGGTATTATTGGTCGTGAGCAACAAGGCAATGAAATTACCGAAGAGGAATACCGCGAATACCAACGTACTGGTAAAAGACCAGATCGTCCGGCAAATACCAGTATCGAATCATTTATTCAAACAGATGCGGCCATTAATCCTGGTAACAGCGGTGGCGCCCTTGTAAATGCAAATGGCGAACTGGTGGGTATCAACTCTGCAATTGCTTCACAAAGCGGTTATAATCAAGGTTATGGATTTGCAATCCCAGTTAACTTAGCCCGTAAAATTGTTGACGATTTTATGAAATATGGTTCAGTTAAACGTGGTTACATCGGCGTTAACTTTGTACCATTAAGTGGTGAGGAAAAACCTGAAGGTATTAAAACCAACGAAATCAGTGGTTTGTATGTGAATGATGTAGTTGCTGGCGGCGGTGCTGCTGCGGCGGGCATTAAATCAGGCGACGTAATTAAAAAAGTTGATGGTGTAGTAATTAACGATTCACCTGATCTTCAGGAAAGAGTTGGTCGTTTAAACCCTGGCGATAAAGTTAAATTAACTGTACTGCGTAATGGTGCCTTGAAAGACTATACAGTTACCCTTAAAGGCGAAGCCAGTGTAGGTTTAACTGCAAATAATAATGCAAGTAAAGGTGCCGAAGTAAGTAAATTGGGTGCAACTTTCGCTCCGGCTACCCAAGCGCAGAAATCGAAATATGGCATTAACAGTGGTGTGGTTGTAACATCAGTTACCACCGGAAAAGCTTTCGATAATATTGGGGTGGAAAAAGGTTTAATTATTACCAAAGTAAACGGACAACCTGTAAATTCTGTGGCCGATGTTCAAAAAGCATTGCCTTTAGGAAGAAACAATATGGTTAGTATTTCTGGTGTTGGTGAGCAAGGTTCATATAACTACAGCTTCCCTGCACAATAA
- the dapF gene encoding diaminopimelate epimerase has translation MKINFYKYQGAGNDFILIDHTTSPLKDIENQLVEQLCHRRFGIGADGLMFITKHKDYDFEMHYFNADGKLGSMCGNGGRCIVAFAKQLGIIDRETNFLAVDGPHYARISENGEWVDLQMIDVDTITEDGEAYVLNTGSPHYVALQSDLKDFDVFTEGKNIRYNTTYSEKGINVNFVEDKGDHLFVRTYERGVEDETYACGTGVTAVAMAMAKHKNQTGHIKTDIKVLGGDIKIEFDYDGKAFTNVFLCGPAKLVFEGEVE, from the coding sequence ATGAAAATTAATTTTTATAAATACCAGGGCGCAGGCAACGATTTCATTTTAATAGACCACACTACAAGTCCGTTAAAAGATATTGAAAATCAACTAGTTGAACAATTATGCCATAGAAGATTTGGCATTGGCGCCGACGGGTTAATGTTCATTACAAAGCACAAGGATTACGATTTTGAAATGCATTATTTTAACGCAGATGGTAAACTGGGCAGCATGTGCGGAAATGGTGGCAGATGCATTGTTGCCTTTGCCAAACAGCTTGGCATTATCGACCGCGAAACAAACTTTTTGGCAGTAGATGGGCCGCATTATGCCAGAATTTCAGAAAATGGAGAATGGGTTGATTTACAAATGATTGATGTAGATACGATTACCGAAGATGGCGAAGCTTACGTATTGAATACGGGTTCGCCACATTATGTTGCTCTGCAAAGTGATTTAAAAGATTTTGACGTTTTTACCGAAGGAAAGAACATACGTTACAATACAACTTATTCAGAAAAAGGTATAAATGTAAACTTTGTTGAAGATAAAGGTGATCATTTATTTGTTCGTACTTACGAACGTGGGGTTGAAGATGAAACCTATGCATGTGGCACCGGCGTAACGGCGGTGGCCATGGCTATGGCAAAACATAAAAACCAGACCGGTCATATTAAAACCGATATTAAGGTTTTGGGAGGTGATATTAAAATAGAATTTGATTACGATGGTAAAGCATTTACCAACGTATTTTTATGCGGACCCGCCAAATTGGTTTTTGAAGGAGAAGTGGAGTAG
- a CDS encoding fumarate reductase/succinate dehydrogenase flavoprotein subunit, which translates to MSDINSNIPEGELTSKWTKYKSSVPLVNPSNKRTIEVIIVGSGLAGASAAATLAEMGYKVKCFCFQDSPRRAHSIAAQGGINAAKNYQNDGDSVYRLFYDTIKGGDYRAREANVHRLAEVSANIIDQCVAQGVPLAREYGGLLDNRSFGGTQVQRTFYAAGQTGQQLLLGAYSALERQIGMGKVEMYTRHEMLEVVKIDGKARGIIARNLITGEIERHFGHAVVLGTGGYGNVFYLSTNAMGSNVTAAWKAHKQGAYFANPCYTQIHPTCIPVSGDHQSKLTLMSESLRNDGRIWVPKKKDDNRKASEIPEDERDYYLERRYPAFGNLVPRDVASRAAKERCDAGYGVGASKLAVYLDFKANTERYGKIEASKAGNHNPDKETCMRLGTEVIKAKYGNLFDMYAQITGENPYETPMRIYPAVHYTMGGLWVDYNLMTSVPGLYCTGEANFSDHGANRLGASALMQGLADGYFVLPYTIGAYLSKEISVKAIPTDHPAFAEAEARAVGILNTLINIKGTKSVDHFHKRLGHIMWEKCGMARNEKGLNEAIQEIRALRAEFWSDVRVPGTADELNTELEKAGRVADFIELGELMCIDALNRNESCGGHFREEYQTEEGEALRDDENYAYVAAWEFKEGVNFELHKEELKFENIKVAQRSYK; encoded by the coding sequence ATGTCAGATATTAATTCAAATATTCCAGAAGGCGAATTAACCAGCAAATGGACAAAATATAAGTCTTCTGTGCCTTTGGTAAACCCATCGAACAAAAGAACTATTGAAGTAATCATTGTAGGTTCGGGTTTAGCAGGTGCTTCGGCAGCGGCTACTTTAGCCGAGATGGGTTACAAAGTAAAATGTTTCTGCTTCCAGGATTCACCACGTAGGGCACATTCAATCGCTGCTCAGGGTGGTATTAATGCAGCAAAAAACTATCAGAATGATGGTGATAGCGTTTATCGCCTTTTCTATGATACGATTAAAGGTGGCGATTACCGCGCCCGCGAAGCCAATGTGCATCGTTTGGCTGAGGTAAGTGCTAATATTATAGATCAATGTGTGGCACAGGGTGTGCCTTTGGCACGTGAGTATGGTGGCTTGTTAGATAACCGTTCATTCGGTGGTACACAGGTACAACGTACTTTCTATGCTGCAGGTCAAACTGGGCAGCAGTTATTATTAGGTGCATATTCTGCTTTAGAACGCCAGATTGGTATGGGTAAAGTGGAAATGTATACCCGCCACGAAATGCTTGAGGTTGTTAAAATTGATGGCAAAGCACGCGGCATTATTGCACGTAACTTAATTACAGGAGAAATCGAACGTCATTTTGGTCATGCAGTGGTATTAGGAACAGGTGGTTACGGAAACGTATTCTATCTGTCTACCAACGCGATGGGAAGTAACGTTACAGCAGCATGGAAAGCGCACAAACAAGGTGCTTATTTTGCAAACCCTTGTTATACGCAGATCCACCCAACCTGTATTCCGGTTTCTGGAGATCACCAATCTAAATTAACCCTGATGTCTGAATCGTTACGTAACGATGGACGTATCTGGGTGCCTAAAAAGAAAGATGATAACCGCAAAGCTTCAGAAATTCCTGAAGATGAAAGAGATTATTATTTAGAACGTCGTTACCCTGCTTTTGGTAACCTGGTTCCTCGTGATGTGGCTTCCCGTGCAGCTAAAGAGCGTTGTGATGCAGGTTATGGAGTAGGAGCTTCTAAATTGGCTGTATATTTAGATTTTAAAGCAAATACAGAACGCTACGGAAAAATCGAAGCTTCTAAAGCAGGTAACCACAATCCTGACAAAGAAACCTGCATGCGTTTAGGTACTGAGGTAATTAAGGCAAAATATGGTAACCTGTTCGATATGTATGCGCAGATTACCGGTGAGAACCCTTACGAAACCCCAATGCGTATCTATCCTGCTGTTCACTATACCATGGGCGGTTTATGGGTTGATTATAACCTGATGACCTCTGTACCTGGTTTATATTGTACAGGTGAGGCTAACTTCTCAGACCACGGTGCTAACCGTTTAGGGGCATCTGCTTTGATGCAGGGTTTGGCTGATGGTTATTTCGTTCTTCCTTACACTATTGGAGCTTACTTGTCGAAAGAAATTTCGGTAAAAGCAATTCCTACTGATCACCCTGCCTTTGCAGAGGCTGAAGCTAGAGCAGTAGGCATTTTAAATACACTGATAAATATTAAAGGAACTAAGTCAGTAGATCATTTCCACAAACGTTTAGGCCACATTATGTGGGAGAAATGTGGTATGGCCCGTAACGAAAAAGGTTTAAATGAAGCAATTCAGGAAATCAGAGCACTACGCGCTGAGTTTTGGAGCGATGTTCGTGTACCTGGAACAGCTGATGAGTTAAATACCGAACTCGAAAAAGCAGGTCGTGTAGCTGATTTTATCGAACTGGGCGAGTTGATGTGCATTGATGCTTTGAACCGTAACGAAAGTTGTGGTGGTCACTTCCGTGAAGAGTATCAGACAGAAGAAGGTGAAGCATTACGTGATGATGAGAACTATGCTTACGTAGCCGCCTGGGAATTTAAAGAAGGTGTAAACTTCGAACTTCACAAAGAAGAATTGAAGTTTGAAAATATTAAAGTTGCACAAAGAAGTTATAAATAG
- a CDS encoding succinate dehydrogenase cytochrome b subunit — translation MSGFGNAFSSSIGKKFIMGITGLFLILFLIVHCGINALIFISDGGLTFNVGAHFMATNWIIRAGEIVLFIGLLAHIFQALRLTLQNQKARPVKYAVNDGKANSKWYSRSMGLLGTLLLIFLVVHLKDFWVVSRFTGIPTVDANGHEDLYAVMKEKFQDPVRVAVYILAMFSLCYHLLHGFASAFQTLGWNHSKYNGIIKGAGVWYSIIISILFAAMPIAVYFGLIQ, via the coding sequence ATGAGTGGTTTCGGAAATGCGTTTTCTTCATCAATAGGGAAGAAATTCATAATGGGTATTACAGGTTTGTTCCTGATACTTTTTTTAATTGTACACTGCGGTATTAATGCTTTAATTTTTATTAGCGACGGTGGTTTGACATTTAACGTAGGCGCACATTTTATGGCCACCAACTGGATTATCCGGGCTGGCGAGATTGTGTTATTTATTGGTTTGCTTGCACACATTTTTCAGGCTTTACGTTTAACATTGCAAAATCAGAAAGCACGTCCGGTTAAGTATGCCGTAAACGATGGTAAGGCAAACAGTAAATGGTACAGCCGTTCTATGGGCTTGCTAGGTACGCTTTTGCTGATCTTTTTGGTGGTTCACCTGAAAGATTTTTGGGTAGTTTCCCGTTTTACAGGCATCCCAACAGTTGATGCCAACGGACATGAAGATCTTTATGCGGTAATGAAAGAAAAATTTCAGGATCCGGTAAGGGTTGCCGTATATATTTTGGCTATGTTTTCTTTATGCTATCACTTATTGCATGGTTTTGCTTCTGCATTCCAAACATTAGGATGGAACCACTCAAAATATAATGGTATAATTAAAGGAGCTGGCGTTTGGTATTCGATTATTATTTCGATCCTTTTCGCAGCCATGCCGATTGCAGTTTATTTCGGTCTTATTCAATAA
- a CDS encoding efflux RND transporter periplasmic adaptor subunit codes for MRKVTTLFFSMSMGMLLASCGNNDAAKKAAAAAAAGPQTYPVFTVTTQNTTLDSDYPATIEGIQNIDIRPKVDGFIEKIFVDEGAVVKKGQLLFTINAPQYEQQVRTARAAISSAEADVNAAQLTVNKTRPLVEKDIISKYDLDAAQLTLQSRKAALAQAKAELVNAQVNLGYTSVKSPVDGVVGSIPFRNGSLVSSTSTQPLTTVSNTSKVYAYFSLNEKQLLDFSKTYKGNTLAQQMKNIPAVSLVLADGTVYAQNGKIESINGQINTSTGSASLRATFPNPTSLLKNGASASVRIPQHIENAILIPQKSTIDLQGKKFVYVLGDSAKVINTEIEIMDLAKDKFYVVTKGLKAGDKVVLEGFQSLKDGTKIKPEEKNADSVYADIKK; via the coding sequence ATGAGAAAAGTAACAACTCTCTTTTTTAGCATGAGCATGGGTATGCTCTTAGCATCCTGCGGAAACAACGATGCTGCTAAAAAAGCCGCAGCTGCAGCAGCAGCTGGTCCACAAACTTACCCGGTTTTTACCGTAACTACACAAAACACCACTTTAGATTCTGATTATCCGGCAACGATTGAAGGTATCCAAAATATCGACATCCGCCCAAAAGTTGACGGTTTTATCGAAAAGATTTTTGTAGATGAGGGTGCAGTGGTTAAAAAAGGTCAGTTACTTTTCACCATTAATGCACCACAATACGAACAACAGGTACGCACAGCAAGAGCAGCCATCAGTAGTGCCGAAGCCGATGTTAATGCTGCCCAGTTAACAGTAAATAAAACCAGGCCTTTGGTAGAAAAAGACATCATCAGCAAATACGATCTTGATGCTGCTCAATTAACACTTCAAAGCAGAAAAGCAGCATTGGCACAGGCAAAAGCCGAATTGGTAAATGCGCAGGTTAATTTAGGTTATACTTCTGTTAAAAGTCCTGTTGACGGCGTAGTTGGCAGTATTCCTTTCAGAAATGGAAGTTTGGTAAGCAGTACCAGTACACAACCCTTAACAACAGTTTCTAACACCTCAAAGGTTTATGCTTACTTCTCTTTAAACGAGAAACAGCTTTTAGATTTTTCTAAAACCTATAAAGGGAACACTTTGGCCCAGCAGATGAAAAACATCCCTGCGGTTAGTTTGGTGCTTGCCGATGGAACAGTTTATGCACAAAATGGTAAAATCGAATCCATCAACGGACAAATTAACACCAGCACAGGTTCTGCAAGTTTAAGAGCAACCTTTCCCAACCCTACTTCTTTATTAAAAAATGGAGCAAGTGCTTCTGTAAGAATTCCTCAACACATTGAGAATGCAATTTTAATTCCTCAGAAATCGACTATTGATTTACAGGGCAAAAAATTCGTTTATGTTCTGGGCGATTCTGCTAAAGTCATTAACACCGAAATTGAGATTATGGATTTGGCCAAAGACAAATTCTATGTCGTAACTAAAGGACTTAAGGCTGGAGATAAGGTTGTTTTGGAGGGTTTCCAATCCTTAAAAGATGGAACGAAAATCAAACCTGAAGAGAAAAATGCCGATTCAGTTTATGCTGATATCAAGAAATAA
- a CDS encoding cold-shock protein: protein MQQGTVKFFNETKGFGFITPSNGDAEIFVHASGLIDNIRENDTVNYDVEEGRKGLNAVNVKVA, encoded by the coding sequence ATGCAACAAGGAACAGTAAAATTTTTTAATGAAACTAAAGGTTTCGGATTTATCACTCCATCTAATGGCGATGCCGAAATTTTTGTTCATGCTTCAGGCTTAATCGATAACATTCGCGAGAATGATACCGTAAACTACGATGTAGAAGAAGGTAGAAAAGGCCTAAACGCGGTAAATGTTAAAGTAGCTTAA
- a CDS encoding four-helix bundle copper-binding protein — protein sequence MVFIAHQYLLLCEEICRLCAAECSKHDHEHCRQCAVACEECADACHANHEPINQD from the coding sequence ATGGTCTTTATAGCCCACCAGTATCTACTACTTTGCGAAGAAATCTGCAGGCTTTGTGCTGCTGAATGCAGCAAACATGATCATGAACACTGCAGACAATGTGCTGTGGCTTGCGAAGAATGTGCAGATGCTTGCCACGCTAACCACGAGCCTATAAATCAAGACTAA